The following coding sequences lie in one Spinacia oleracea cultivar Varoflay chromosome 1, BTI_SOV_V1, whole genome shotgun sequence genomic window:
- the LOC110790016 gene encoding subtilisin-like protease SBT4.4 isoform X3 — translation MIMASALLLRNGKVLVRAEKISLATTRDDIGHGTHTASTAAGRIVDDANFYGLAEGSARGAVPSARIAAYKVCDTSDCDEADILSAFDEAIADGVDLITISIGNTDAADIYSDTIAIGAFHALQNGILTVQSAGNSGNVSGSVTSVAPWLFSVAASFMDRRILDKVVLGNRRTLIGNSINSFTLNGDMFPLVYGKQASTHCSEDLAVSCSAGCLDKNLVKGKIVVCDSTDGVIGEGLRAGALGVLARAYVDDVSQIQPIPAVLLKPHEFEVLLSYLNSTKAPMANILKSESFNDTSAPVVVSFSSRGPNPIAPDILKPDITAPGVEILAAFSPNVSVSEYPNDKRSVKYAVISGTSMSCPHVAGAAVYVKSIHPDWSPSAIKSALMTTARPMSSSKNPDAEFAYGSGHLNPVEAVNPGLVYETTEDDYLTFLCKLGYSKEQISLISGNKSFSCPKKSLSDPNDVNYPSMSASVNAEKSFNIKFRRTVTNVGVANSTYTAKVESGEKMKVTVNPKTLSFTSLKEQKYFDVSVVGKGLASRSQVSASLVWSDGSHFVRSPVVVYSM, via the exons ATGATAATGGCTTCAGCGCTCCTCCTAAGAAATGGAAAGGTGCTTGTAAGGGCGGAGAAAATTTCACTTGCAACAA CGAGGGATGATATCGGTCATGGAACACACACGGCCTCAACGGCAGCTGGGAGGATTGTAGATGATGCAAATTTTTACGGACTGGCAGAAGGATCTGCAAGAGGAGCGGTACCATCAGCCAGGATTGCTGCATACAAAGTTTGCGATACCTCAGATTGCGATGAAGCAGATATTCTTTCTGCTTTTGATGAAGCCATTGCTGATGGGGTTGACTTGATAACAATTTCCATAGGAAATACCGATGCAGCTGATATATATTCAGATACTATTGCCATAGGTGCTTTCCATGCATTGCAGAATGGAATACTAACTGTGCAGTCTGCTGGAAACTCAGGAAATGTGAGTGGTTCTGTAACAAGTGTTGCACCCTGGCTATTTAGTGTTGCAGCTAGCTTTATGGACCGTCGAATTCTTGATAAAGTTGTCCTTGGAAACAGAAGAACATTAATT GGTAATTCTATCAACTCCTTCACGTTGAACGGAGACATGTTCCCTTTGGTATATGGGAAACAGGCGTCAACTCACTGTTCCGAGGACTTGGCTGT GTCATGTTCAGCCGGCTGCCTGGATAAAAATTTAGTTAAGGGGAAGATAGTAGTTTGTGACAGTACAGACGGGGTAATTGGTGAAGGTTTGAGAGCTGGTGCCCTTGGGGTATTGGCACGAGCTTATGTTGATGATGTGTCTCAGATTCAACCCATACCTGCAGTTTTGTTAAAACCCCATGAATTTGAAGTATTGTTATCCTACCTGAACTCTACAAA AGCTCCTATGGCAAACATCCTCAAGAGTGAATCCTTTAACGACACTTCTGCTCCTGTTGTTGTTTCATTTTCTTCTCGAGGCCCTAATCCTATTGCACCGGATATCCTCAAG CCTGATATCACTGCACCAGGAGTAGAAATTTTAGCGGCGTTTTCACCAAATGTTTCTGTATCTGAATATCCTAATGATAAGAGATCAGTCAAGTATGCAGTAATATCTGGAACATCCATGTCTTGTCCCCATGTAGCGGGAGCAGCTGTTTATGTAAAATCGATTCATCCTGATTGGTCTCCTTCTGCTATTAAATCTGCTTTGATGACTACAG CACGTCCTATGAGTAGTTCAAAGAACCCAGATGCAGAATTTGCTTATGGATCAGGGCATCTTAATCCTGTAGAGGCTGTAAATCCTGGACTTGTTTATGAAACAACTGAAGATGATTATTTGACATTTCTATGCAAGCTGGGTTACAGCAAAGAGCAAATCAGTCTAATATCAGGCAATAAGAGTTTCTCCTGCCCGAAAAAGAGTTTATCTGACCCAAACGACGTTAACTATCCTAGCATGTCTGCTTCAGTAAATGCTGAGAAATCTTTTAATATCAAGTTCCGTAGAACAGTGACTAATGTTGGGGTTGCTAATTCCACATACACAGCAAAAGTGGAATCAGGTGAAAAAATGAAGGTGACGGTGAATCCTAAAACACTTTCGTTTACATCATTGAAGGAACAAAAGTACTTTGATGTGAGTGTTGTTGGTAAGGGATTAGCAAGTAGGTCTCAGGTTTCTGCATCACTGGTTTGGTCTGATGGAAGTCATTTTGTTAGGAGTCCTGTTGTTGTATACAGTATGTAG
- the LOC110790016 gene encoding subtilisin-like protease SBT4.4 isoform X1: protein MGSTTEDYFLTSEYHIGILQQVLEDSMAKESLVRSYTKSFNGFAARLTEKESEILKGMKEVVSVFPSKALELQTTRSWDFMGFTETVAPRETRAESNLILGVIDSGIWPESPSFNDNGFSAPPKKWKGACKGGENFTCNNKLIGARTFFDSARDDIGHGTHTASTAAGRIVDDANFYGLAEGSARGAVPSARIAAYKVCDTSDCDEADILSAFDEAIADGVDLITISIGNTDAADIYSDTIAIGAFHALQNGILTVQSAGNSGNVSGSVTSVAPWLFSVAASFMDRRILDKVVLGNRRTLIGNSINSFTLNGDMFPLVYGKQASTHCSEDLAVSCSAGCLDKNLVKGKIVVCDSTDGVIGEGLRAGALGVLARAYVDDVSQIQPIPAVLLKPHEFEVLLSYLNSTKAPMANILKSESFNDTSAPVVVSFSSRGPNPIAPDILKPDITAPGVEILAAFSPNVSVSEYPNDKRSVKYAVISGTSMSCPHVAGAAVYVKSIHPDWSPSAIKSALMTTARPMSSSKNPDAEFAYGSGHLNPVEAVNPGLVYETTEDDYLTFLCKLGYSKEQISLISGNKSFSCPKKSLSDPNDVNYPSMSASVNAEKSFNIKFRRTVTNVGVANSTYTAKVESGEKMKVTVNPKTLSFTSLKEQKYFDVSVVGKGLASRSQVSASLVWSDGSHFVRSPVVVYSM, encoded by the exons ATGGGCTCTACTACAGAGGATTACTTTCTTACATCTGAGTACCACATTGGTATTCTCCAACAAGTTTTAGAAGACAG TATGGCAAAAGAATCCTTGGTTAGAAGTTACACGAAGAGTTTCAATGGTTTTGCTGCAAGGCTGACTGAGAAAGAAAGTGAAATACTCAAGG GTATGAAGGAAGTAGTATCTGTGTTTCCTAGTAAAGCACTCGAACTTCAAACTACGAGGTCTTGGGATTTCATGGGATTCACCGAGACTGTTGCACCTAGAGAAACTCGCGCTGAGAGTAATTTGATACTTGGTGTTATTGATAGCGGAATATGGCCCGAGTCACCTAGTTTTAATGATAATGGCTTCAGCGCTCCTCCTAAGAAATGGAAAGGTGCTTGTAAGGGCGGAGAAAATTTCACTTGCAACAA CAAGCTTATAGGAGCTAGGACTTTTTTTGATTCAGCGAGGGATGATATCGGTCATGGAACACACACGGCCTCAACGGCAGCTGGGAGGATTGTAGATGATGCAAATTTTTACGGACTGGCAGAAGGATCTGCAAGAGGAGCGGTACCATCAGCCAGGATTGCTGCATACAAAGTTTGCGATACCTCAGATTGCGATGAAGCAGATATTCTTTCTGCTTTTGATGAAGCCATTGCTGATGGGGTTGACTTGATAACAATTTCCATAGGAAATACCGATGCAGCTGATATATATTCAGATACTATTGCCATAGGTGCTTTCCATGCATTGCAGAATGGAATACTAACTGTGCAGTCTGCTGGAAACTCAGGAAATGTGAGTGGTTCTGTAACAAGTGTTGCACCCTGGCTATTTAGTGTTGCAGCTAGCTTTATGGACCGTCGAATTCTTGATAAAGTTGTCCTTGGAAACAGAAGAACATTAATT GGTAATTCTATCAACTCCTTCACGTTGAACGGAGACATGTTCCCTTTGGTATATGGGAAACAGGCGTCAACTCACTGTTCCGAGGACTTGGCTGT GTCATGTTCAGCCGGCTGCCTGGATAAAAATTTAGTTAAGGGGAAGATAGTAGTTTGTGACAGTACAGACGGGGTAATTGGTGAAGGTTTGAGAGCTGGTGCCCTTGGGGTATTGGCACGAGCTTATGTTGATGATGTGTCTCAGATTCAACCCATACCTGCAGTTTTGTTAAAACCCCATGAATTTGAAGTATTGTTATCCTACCTGAACTCTACAAA AGCTCCTATGGCAAACATCCTCAAGAGTGAATCCTTTAACGACACTTCTGCTCCTGTTGTTGTTTCATTTTCTTCTCGAGGCCCTAATCCTATTGCACCGGATATCCTCAAG CCTGATATCACTGCACCAGGAGTAGAAATTTTAGCGGCGTTTTCACCAAATGTTTCTGTATCTGAATATCCTAATGATAAGAGATCAGTCAAGTATGCAGTAATATCTGGAACATCCATGTCTTGTCCCCATGTAGCGGGAGCAGCTGTTTATGTAAAATCGATTCATCCTGATTGGTCTCCTTCTGCTATTAAATCTGCTTTGATGACTACAG CACGTCCTATGAGTAGTTCAAAGAACCCAGATGCAGAATTTGCTTATGGATCAGGGCATCTTAATCCTGTAGAGGCTGTAAATCCTGGACTTGTTTATGAAACAACTGAAGATGATTATTTGACATTTCTATGCAAGCTGGGTTACAGCAAAGAGCAAATCAGTCTAATATCAGGCAATAAGAGTTTCTCCTGCCCGAAAAAGAGTTTATCTGACCCAAACGACGTTAACTATCCTAGCATGTCTGCTTCAGTAAATGCTGAGAAATCTTTTAATATCAAGTTCCGTAGAACAGTGACTAATGTTGGGGTTGCTAATTCCACATACACAGCAAAAGTGGAATCAGGTGAAAAAATGAAGGTGACGGTGAATCCTAAAACACTTTCGTTTACATCATTGAAGGAACAAAAGTACTTTGATGTGAGTGTTGTTGGTAAGGGATTAGCAAGTAGGTCTCAGGTTTCTGCATCACTGGTTTGGTCTGATGGAAGTCATTTTGTTAGGAGTCCTGTTGTTGTATACAGTATGTAG
- the LOC110790016 gene encoding subtilisin-like protease SBT4.4 isoform X2 — MAKESLVRSYTKSFNGFAARLTEKESEILKGMKEVVSVFPSKALELQTTRSWDFMGFTETVAPRETRAESNLILGVIDSGIWPESPSFNDNGFSAPPKKWKGACKGGENFTCNNKLIGARTFFDSARDDIGHGTHTASTAAGRIVDDANFYGLAEGSARGAVPSARIAAYKVCDTSDCDEADILSAFDEAIADGVDLITISIGNTDAADIYSDTIAIGAFHALQNGILTVQSAGNSGNVSGSVTSVAPWLFSVAASFMDRRILDKVVLGNRRTLIGNSINSFTLNGDMFPLVYGKQASTHCSEDLAVSCSAGCLDKNLVKGKIVVCDSTDGVIGEGLRAGALGVLARAYVDDVSQIQPIPAVLLKPHEFEVLLSYLNSTKAPMANILKSESFNDTSAPVVVSFSSRGPNPIAPDILKPDITAPGVEILAAFSPNVSVSEYPNDKRSVKYAVISGTSMSCPHVAGAAVYVKSIHPDWSPSAIKSALMTTARPMSSSKNPDAEFAYGSGHLNPVEAVNPGLVYETTEDDYLTFLCKLGYSKEQISLISGNKSFSCPKKSLSDPNDVNYPSMSASVNAEKSFNIKFRRTVTNVGVANSTYTAKVESGEKMKVTVNPKTLSFTSLKEQKYFDVSVVGKGLASRSQVSASLVWSDGSHFVRSPVVVYSM; from the exons ATGGCAAAAGAATCCTTGGTTAGAAGTTACACGAAGAGTTTCAATGGTTTTGCTGCAAGGCTGACTGAGAAAGAAAGTGAAATACTCAAGG GTATGAAGGAAGTAGTATCTGTGTTTCCTAGTAAAGCACTCGAACTTCAAACTACGAGGTCTTGGGATTTCATGGGATTCACCGAGACTGTTGCACCTAGAGAAACTCGCGCTGAGAGTAATTTGATACTTGGTGTTATTGATAGCGGAATATGGCCCGAGTCACCTAGTTTTAATGATAATGGCTTCAGCGCTCCTCCTAAGAAATGGAAAGGTGCTTGTAAGGGCGGAGAAAATTTCACTTGCAACAA CAAGCTTATAGGAGCTAGGACTTTTTTTGATTCAGCGAGGGATGATATCGGTCATGGAACACACACGGCCTCAACGGCAGCTGGGAGGATTGTAGATGATGCAAATTTTTACGGACTGGCAGAAGGATCTGCAAGAGGAGCGGTACCATCAGCCAGGATTGCTGCATACAAAGTTTGCGATACCTCAGATTGCGATGAAGCAGATATTCTTTCTGCTTTTGATGAAGCCATTGCTGATGGGGTTGACTTGATAACAATTTCCATAGGAAATACCGATGCAGCTGATATATATTCAGATACTATTGCCATAGGTGCTTTCCATGCATTGCAGAATGGAATACTAACTGTGCAGTCTGCTGGAAACTCAGGAAATGTGAGTGGTTCTGTAACAAGTGTTGCACCCTGGCTATTTAGTGTTGCAGCTAGCTTTATGGACCGTCGAATTCTTGATAAAGTTGTCCTTGGAAACAGAAGAACATTAATT GGTAATTCTATCAACTCCTTCACGTTGAACGGAGACATGTTCCCTTTGGTATATGGGAAACAGGCGTCAACTCACTGTTCCGAGGACTTGGCTGT GTCATGTTCAGCCGGCTGCCTGGATAAAAATTTAGTTAAGGGGAAGATAGTAGTTTGTGACAGTACAGACGGGGTAATTGGTGAAGGTTTGAGAGCTGGTGCCCTTGGGGTATTGGCACGAGCTTATGTTGATGATGTGTCTCAGATTCAACCCATACCTGCAGTTTTGTTAAAACCCCATGAATTTGAAGTATTGTTATCCTACCTGAACTCTACAAA AGCTCCTATGGCAAACATCCTCAAGAGTGAATCCTTTAACGACACTTCTGCTCCTGTTGTTGTTTCATTTTCTTCTCGAGGCCCTAATCCTATTGCACCGGATATCCTCAAG CCTGATATCACTGCACCAGGAGTAGAAATTTTAGCGGCGTTTTCACCAAATGTTTCTGTATCTGAATATCCTAATGATAAGAGATCAGTCAAGTATGCAGTAATATCTGGAACATCCATGTCTTGTCCCCATGTAGCGGGAGCAGCTGTTTATGTAAAATCGATTCATCCTGATTGGTCTCCTTCTGCTATTAAATCTGCTTTGATGACTACAG CACGTCCTATGAGTAGTTCAAAGAACCCAGATGCAGAATTTGCTTATGGATCAGGGCATCTTAATCCTGTAGAGGCTGTAAATCCTGGACTTGTTTATGAAACAACTGAAGATGATTATTTGACATTTCTATGCAAGCTGGGTTACAGCAAAGAGCAAATCAGTCTAATATCAGGCAATAAGAGTTTCTCCTGCCCGAAAAAGAGTTTATCTGACCCAAACGACGTTAACTATCCTAGCATGTCTGCTTCAGTAAATGCTGAGAAATCTTTTAATATCAAGTTCCGTAGAACAGTGACTAATGTTGGGGTTGCTAATTCCACATACACAGCAAAAGTGGAATCAGGTGAAAAAATGAAGGTGACGGTGAATCCTAAAACACTTTCGTTTACATCATTGAAGGAACAAAAGTACTTTGATGTGAGTGTTGTTGGTAAGGGATTAGCAAGTAGGTCTCAGGTTTCTGCATCACTGGTTTGGTCTGATGGAAGTCATTTTGTTAGGAGTCCTGTTGTTGTATACAGTATGTAG